A genomic stretch from Neospora caninum Liverpool complete genome, chromosome III includes:
- a CDS encoding proteasome (Prosome, macropain) subunit, beta type, 1, related, with amino-acid sequence METVIGIRGRTFALVACDRYANSSILRMKDDEDKLMLVDDNKVMGLAGQIGDRLQFGDYIQKNIHLYRFRNNKKLSCAATASFTRQQLAYYLRRSPYHVDVMLAGYDEMGPHLYWMDYLASMASVNKGAHGYAAYFLGGLLDRYYHPELTEEEALKIIEMCKKELMTRFVISQASFRVKIATKDGIRTLDI; translated from the exons ATGGAGACCGTGATCGGCATCCGGGGGCGCACCTTCGCTCTGGTCGCATGTGACCGGTACGCGAATTCGAGCATTCTTCGCATgaaggacgacgaagacaaaCTGATGTTGGTTGACGACAACAAGGTGATGGGCTTGGCGGGCCAGATCGGGGACCGCCTCCAGTTCGGCGACTACATCCAGAAAAACATTCACCTCTACCGATTTCGAAACAACAAGAAGCTGAGTTGCGCGGCAACCGCCAGCTTCACGCGCCAGCAACTCGCCTACTACCTGCGGCGAAGCCCGTACCACGTCGACGTCATGCTCGCAGGCTACGACGAG ATGGGGCCGCACCTGTACTGGATGGACTACCTGGCCTCGATGGCGTCGGTGAACAAGGGAGCGCACGGCTACGCGGCCTACTTTTTGGGTGGTCTCTTGGACCGATACTACCATCCGGAGTtgacggaagaagaggcgctgaAAATCATCGAAATGTGCAAGAAAGAGCTTATGACGCGATTCGTCATTTCCCAAGCGTCGTTCCGAGTTAAAATTGCAACCAAGGACGGAATCCGAACCCTCGATATCTAA
- a CDS encoding putative alpha-galactosidase A: MSGLRAEASSGPSRRRLVSHPTRRCACLLGLVAFSTSISSPLPTDASLEPSDPFQSVLPLLRETVQLEQKLLHDAFDDGTEEEASSQTKRESEPVPVVHTERLIGWTSASWPACKDEDLGDERQLRRIASRLGEYEFQAAGYNSFVLDGCWALPERDSRGRLQPDPERFPSGIKALVDFVHGKGLRFGIGTPLDNSCAELHTLGVRADPEQDVALFTEWGVDFVKVNACGAPTRSIHEPVAKWRSVINAQVSDRVPDLVCSWMSESGSSMPEEQFYTGQVQFELDELSKACNVLNVFERTPPTWEKMKNMSAVWEAKVNGLVSRNLAELRTQFSLWVLSGAPIMLAGDITKVSQNVVDVLTERGATDVAANVDVMWGHRILGEGSTHAWMSSLFGPKFAIGISNWSDEPVTQKLDWESFKEWLGIVRDFPHEIKDIWRHEALGLLGPNASPLQFELGPHDTVLLMATLIEKPQPTEEHLPAPQMASGLPVMRRLGSGMFGSPSRSFGSPVDGPVLFPTPAFSSRPVLRGSGAVRIFRIGSIVAPPPRPLRESPFDHFVKTMDQLATQLVTTVIPDLVKDGDKSKKEGEKEVEKDGARGDQEPSGSESEDASRDKEASRGRGVLPPAKTPEEVANDAPKAPPVGAQNNAESEKTPTAKAAKARPELQKGQQRAAPAGGAKTEGGSASGEQPQEEAMQSTRRTSSWPMFVAGLVAAGLLIAFVLVGRAVMKTYTTSKAERPARMQLMQCDRPHAS; this comes from the exons ATGTCAGGACTGCGCGCCGAGGCGTCCTCGGGaccgtctcgccgtcggtTGGTCAGCCATCCGACTCGAAGGTGCGCCTGCCTTCTGGGGCTCGTCGCGTTCTCAACCTCTatttcgtcgcctcttcctaCGGACGCTTCGCTCGAGCCGAGTGATCCGTTCCAGAGCGTTCTGCCTCTGCTAAGGGAGACGGTCCAACTGGAGCAAAAATTGCTTCACGACGCGTTCGACGACGGgacagaggaggaggcgTCGTCTCAAACCAAACGGGAAAGTGAACCAGTACCTGTTGTGCACACGGAACGCCTGATAGGCTGGACCAGTGCGAGCTGGCCAG CCTGCAAGGACGAGGACCTCGGCGACGAGAGGCAGCTCCGCAGGATCGCCAGTCGTCTAGGCGAGTACGAATTCCAGGCGGCAGGCTACAACTCTTTTGTGCTCGATGGATGCTGGGCACTACccgagcgagacagccgggGTCGGCTGCAGCCTGACCCCGAACGTTTCCCGTCGGGCATCAAGGCGCTCGTTGACTTCGTCCACGGCAAAGGCCTCCGCTTCGGGATTGGAACACCTCTCGACAACAGCTGCGCGGAACTGCACACTCTCGGTGTCCG TGCCGACCCAGAACAGGATGTCGCTCTTTTCACAGAGTGGGGAGTGGACTTCGTCAAG GTGAACGCCTGTGGCGCCCCTACTCGCAGTATCCATGAACCGGTCGCGAAGTGGAGAAGCGTTATCAACGCCCAGGTGTCGGACCGAGTCCCAGACCTCGTCTGCAGCTGGATGAGCGAATCAGGCAGCTCCATGCC CGAAGAGCAGTTTTACACAG GCCAGGTCCAGTTCGAGCTCGACGAACTCTCAAAAGCGTGCAACGTACTCAATGTCTTTGAGCGGACGCCTCCCACGTgggagaagatgaagaacaTGTCGGCCGTCTGGGAGGCGAAG GTCAACGGTCTGGTCTCCCGCAATCTGGCCGAATTGCGCACGCAATTTTCCTTGTGG GTCCTCAGTGGGGCGCCGATCATGCTGGCCGGTGACATCACGAAAGTGTCGCAGAATGTTGTTG ATGTTTTGACGGAACGAGGCGCCACCGATGTCGCCGCAAACGTGGATGTGATGTGGG GACACCGAATACTTGGAGAAGGCTCCACCCACGCATGGAtgtcttcgctctttggTCCTAAATTTGCCATCGGTATCTCGAACTGGAGCGACGAACCAGTCACTCAAAAACTCGACTGGGAAAGTTTCAAGGAGTGGCTTGGTATCGTGCGCGACTTTCCCCACGAAATCAAGGATATCTGGAGGCACGAGGCTCTCGGGCTTCTGGGGCCAAATGCATCCCCTCTGCAGTTTGAATTGGGGCCTCACGACACAGTCCTTCTCATGGCGACGCTGATAGAGAA GCCGCAGCCTACTGAGGAGCACCTGCCAGCCCCGCAGATGGCTAGCGGTCTCCCCGTTATGCGGCGCTTGGGCTCCGGTATGTTTGGGTCTCCGTCTCGGTCTTTCGGGTCTCCGGTGGACGGCCCCGTACTCTTTCCTACGCCGGCATTTTCTTCGCGACCCGTTCTCCGAGGATCGGGTGCGGTGCGAATCTTCCGCATCGGATCGATTGTCGCGCCCCCCCCGCGTCCTCTTCGTGAGTCGCCTTTCGACCACTTTGTGAAAACCATGGACCAGCTGGCGACTCAGCTGGTTACCACGGTGATTCCGGATCTGGTGAAGGACGGGGACAAAAgcaagaaggaaggggagaaggaagtggagaaggaCGGTGCGCGCGGCGATCAAGAACCAAGTGGCTCAGAGTCCGAAGACGCGTCCAGGGACAAGGAAGCCAGTCGGGGCCGAGGAGTGCTGCCGCCTGCCAAGACACCCGAGGAAGTCGCGAACGATGCCCCCAAGGCCCCACCGGTGGGAGCGCAGAACAACGCGGAGTCCGAGAAGACGCccacggcgaaggcggccaAGGCCCGACCCGAGTTGCAAAAGGGACAGCAACGCGCGGCACCAGCGGGcggcgcgaagacggaaggcgGCTCAGCGTCCGGTGAACAACCCCAAGAGGAGGCGATGCAGAGCACCAGGCGCACCAGTTCGTGGCCGATGTTCGTTGCTGGGCTCGTTGCCGCGGGGCTTCTCATTGCATTCGTCCTTGTCGGCCGAGCAGTCATGAAGACCTACACCACATCGAAGGCGGAACGCCCTGCGAGGATGCAACTCATGCAGTGCGACCGTCCGCATGCGAGCTGA
- a CDS encoding putative myosin heavy chain → MRDEAERPAVDDMEEAEGDRETDGCSEEAGGNLHEGDDAQSESSALAGNAERATERDDVSDSGSERYRHESETSALPENVDGEDIAHTGSRSSSPESHDNSTVSRRSSDSPAGGSRGRSLELNTAGDADGSSLTGQPEPNSPEARNAPVLREQDERAQTQAADDERARISDGKQNRLGTGADRDEQPEQGMLSSSVPDGQNPSQRGGASEEKANHLFCSKSPTSRFPSDSVPSSAGNRLPSGVPLGEELEVNRRTFLTEKRDGRVEDHVGRPDSRRALFESLKNGPKIREGVERIHGLLDTLDQRVDKLMGDHERDFLLAYRTHMYTIQKQMDYFKQKADEEQTKLLRDVKIRTLEKELNWFMSEALRLDGLCKQYQNDLNKWRDRVEALSEDRTFLEKQVKSCKKQTRALQARLEEFESEHQEVPDGSPVAGELPGREGFAEQGFQIFGRSSHEGAFLPTGSPPGNPTPAASLGPGSSPNAAAPSSFGKECCDRATEFLRNQNARLRTSLEREKRIVMQLRLEQSNRVSEKTDAEDFFLKCCEEVKKEIQIRRTRAVSDASKTRTRETGNKAEDFGRPNGRLPRDLTLQDFLKTDRRRLLELIISNDDVLHTRRMTDGRTLEDRKAGGPPRDGKALWTYRRRKLSK, encoded by the exons ATGcgggacgaggcagagagacccGCAGTGGACGACatggaagaggcggagggagacagggaaacggatggctgcagcgaagaagccggcgGCAACCTTCATGAGGGCGACGATGCCCAGAGTGAGTCGAGTGCTCTTGCGGGCAATGCCGAGCGTGCGACTGAACGAGACGACGTTAGCGATAGTGGATCTGAACGGTATCGGCACGAGTCGGAAACGTCCGCCCTTCCTGAGAATGTGGACGGGGAAGACATCGCGCACACAGGGTCACGCTCAAGTTCGCCAGAAAGCCACGACAACTCCACGGTTTCGCGACGCTCCTCCGACAGCCCCGCCGGCGGATCCCGTGGACGGTCTCTGGAGCTAAACACCGCAGGAGACGCTGATGGATCGTCGTTAACAGGCCAACCCGAACCAAATTCGCCCGAGGCAAGAAATGCGCCTGTTCTACGCGAACAGGACGAAAGAGCACAAACCCAGGCGGCGGACGATGAGCGCGCACGCATCAGCGATGGCAAGCAGAACCGACTCGGGACTGGAGCAGATCGCGACGAACAACCTGAACAAGGAATGCTGTCTTCTTCAGTACCTGACGGGCAAAACCCCTcccagagaggaggcgcgtccgaagagaaggcaaatCATCTGTTTTGTTCCAAGTCGCCAACGTCCCGCTTCCCCTCTGATAGTGTGCCCAGCAGCGCCGGCAACAGACTGCCGTCCGGGGTTCCGTTGGGAGAGGAGTTGGAGGTGAATCGGCGCACGTTTCTGACGGAAAAGCGAGATGGACGTGTGGAGGACCACGTCGGAAGACCGGACTCTCGACGCGCTCTGTTTGAATCGCTAAAGAACGGACCGAAAATCCGTGAAGGCGTGGAGCGGATTCATGGTCTGCTCGACACCCTCGATCAGAGGGTAGACAAACTCATGGGGGACCACGAGAGGGATTTTCTGCTCGCGTACCGGACGCACATGTACACGATTCAGAAGCAAATGGACTACTTCAAACagaaggcagacgaagagcaAACAAAGCTTTTGAGAGATGTGAAGATTCGGACTCTGGAGAAGGAGTTGAACTGGTTCATGTCTGAGGCGCTTCGACTTGATGGCCTGTGCAAGCAGTATCAAAACGACCTCAATAAATGGCGTGACCGAGTCGAGGCGCTGTCTGAGGATCGTACTTTTCTCGAGAAACAAGTCAAGTCTTGCAAAAAACAAACGCGGGCCCTACAGGCACGCCTCGAGG AATTCGAAAGCGAGCATCAGGAGGTACCCGACGGAAGCCCCGTCGCCGGTGAACTCCCTGGACGTGAGGGGTTTGCCGAA CAAGGTTTCCAAATTTTTGGGCGAAGCAGCCACGAAGGCGCGTTCCTCCCTACCGGCAGTCCCCCAGGAAACCCGacgcctgccgcctctcttgGACCAGGTTCCTCTCCAAACGCGGCTGCGCCTTCGTCCTTTGGGAAGGAATGCTGCGATCGAGCGACTGAGTTTCTCCGCAACCAAAATGCCCGACTGCGGACTTCTCTCGAGCGCGAAAAACGAATCGTCAT GCAACTGAGACTGGAGCAAAGCAACAGGGTCTCTGAGAAAACCGACGCAGAGGACTTCTTTCTCAAGTGCTGCGAAGAGGTAAAGAAGGAGATCCAAATCCGGAGGACGCGAGCCGTCAGCGACGCCTCCAaaacgaggacgcgagaaacaggaaacaagGCAGAAGATTTCGGCAGGCCAAACG gccgtcttcctcgcgactTGACACTGCAAGATTTTCTTAAGACTGACAGGCGCCGGCTCCTCGAGTTGATCATTTCCAACGATGACGTTCTC CACACACGACGCATGACCGACGGGCGAACCTTGGAGGACAGGAAAGCAGGAGGACCCCCCCGTGATGGAAAGGCACTCTGGACGTACCGCCGGCGCAAATTGTCCAAGTAG